In Dermacentor silvarum isolate Dsil-2018 chromosome 2, BIME_Dsil_1.4, whole genome shotgun sequence, the following proteins share a genomic window:
- the LOC119440687 gene encoding vasopressin V1a receptor, whose protein sequence is MEHRVVDQESGAYSESVSSTPASRPLVDDVSANSTAPWASARDESLAHIEIAVLALIFAFTVAGNGCVLAALASRRSKLTRMYYFLLHLCISDLTTAFFTVLPQLGWDATYRFRGGDLACKSVKFVQLLGPYLSSYVLVVTAMDRYQAICFPLSSCSWTPTKSKILVSSAWAVSLLCCVPQVFIFSYQEVSAGVYDCWGTFIEPWGLRAYVTWYSVSVFFVPLLVLCFTYVCICHSIWRNLRQKRESSRAADGAATATVVVDGSTRVVRRAFRLKGAAAAANRDSAVAPFMAPRSHSVRGLSRAKIKTVKITVVVIVLYIACSSPFICVQMWMYWSPYANIADPWTSK, encoded by the coding sequence ATGGAACACCGCGTTGTGGATCAGGAGAGCGGCGCCTATTCCGAAAGCGTCTCCTCGACGCCGGCGTCTCGGCCCTTAGTCGACGATGTCTCAGCCAACTCGACCGCGCCGTGGGCGAGTGCGCGCGACGAGTCGCTCGCGCACATCGAAATCGCCGTCCTGGCGCTCATCTTTGCCTTCACTGTCGCCGGCAAcggctgtgttctcgccgctctgGCATCGCGGCGCTCCAAGCTGACGCGGATGTACTACTTCCTGCTCCACCTGTGCATCTCGGACCTCACCACCGCCTTCTTCACGGTGCTTCCCCAGCTGGGCTGGGACGCCACCTACCGCTTCCGCGGCGGGGATCTCGCCTGCAAGTCGGTCAAGTTCGTCCAGCTGCTGGGACCTTATCTCTCCTCCTACGTGCTCGTGGTGACCGCCATGGACAGGTACCAGGCCATCTGTTTTCCCCTGTCCAGCTGCTCCTGGACCCCGACGAAGTCCAAGATACTCGTGTCGTCCGCCTGGGCCGTGTCTCTGCTGTGCTGCGTGCCGCAGGTGTTCATCTTCAGCTACCAGGAGGTGTCGGCCGGCGTGTACGACTGCTGGGGCACGTTCATCGAGCCCTGGGGCCTGCGAGCCTACGTCACGTGGTACAGCGTCTCGGTCTTCTTCGTGCCCCTGCTGGTGCTGTGCTTCACGTACGTGTGCATCTGCCACTCCATCTGGCGCAACCTGCGCCAGAAGAGGGAGAGTTCGAGGGCCGCGGACGGTGCGGCGACCGCCACCGTAGTTGTGGACGGGTCTACGCGGGTGGTTCGCCGCGCCTTCCGCCTCAAAGGTGCCGCGGCGGCGGCCAACAGGGACAGCGCGGTGGCGCCCTTCATGGCTCCCCGTAGCCACTCGGTGCGGGGACTGTCGCGCGCAAAGATCAAGACGGTCAAGATCACCGTCGTGGTCATCGTGCTGTACATTGCCTGCTCATCGCCGTTCATCTGCGTCCAAATGTGGATGTACTGGAGCCCGTACGCCAACATCGCCGATCCGTGGACAAGTAAGTAA